The genomic window CCCAGTGCCCACCAGCCGCCGTCGTCGGCCGGCCCCAGCACCGCGTCCACGCCGCTGAGCAGCCGCAGCGCCCGGTCGAGGTGATCGGCGGTGAGTTGTGGGGTGTCCATGCCGATCAGGACGGTGGCGGTACCCGGGGCCCGGGTGTCGGCGAACGCGTTGGCGAGGCGGTCGCCGAGCGGGCCGCCGCGCTGAGCGACCGTCGTCCAGCCCGCCGGCACCGGATAGGCGCCGTCGACGACCAGGATCCGGGCGCCGGACGCGGCTGTCGCGACCGTGTCGATGGTGTCGGCCAATGCGGCGGCGGCGATCACGGCCGCCTGGCCGGGAGTGCACGGTGGGCACAGTCGCGTCTTGACCCGCCCCGGCACCGGGGCCTTGGCCATCACCAGGATCTGGGCGGCGCTCATCGGGCCAGCACCGCGCTCATGTCGCGGACGGCCCGGACCGTGCCGAGGACGGTGCCGGTCACCTTGGAGCGGGTGCCGGCTGCCCGTGGGTGGTAGTCGACGTCCATCTCGACCACCCGCCACCCGGCCCGCCCCGCCTCGATCAGCAACTCCAGCGGATAACCGAACCGGCGGTCGCGCAGTCCCAGCGCCAGCAGATCGTCGCGGCGTACCGCCCGGATCGGCCCGATGTCGTGCACGTCGAGACCGGTCGTGCGGCGCAGCCGGCGGGCGAGAACGGCGTTGGCGACCCGCGCGTGCAGCGGCCACACCCCGGCCGCCACCGGACGACGCCGGCCGGTGCCCAACTGGGCCACACCGCGCCGGACCGGATCGGCCAGCCGGGGCAGCTGCGCCGGATCGAAGGAGCCGTCGGCGTCCATCACGCACACCACCCCGTCATCCGGGCCGGCCGCCAGCACACCGGCGTGCACCGCCGCCCCGTATCCGGGTTCGGTCACACTGATCACCTCGGCGCCGTACGCGCGGGCCACCGCGGCCGAGCCGTCGGTCGAGCCGTTGTCCACCACGATCGGCCGGTAGCCGGCCGGCATCCGGGACAGCAGGCCGGGCAGGGCCGCGGCCTCGTTCCGGCAGGGAAGCACCACATCGGTCATACAGCGGACGCTAGAACGCGATCGGCCGGCAAATCCTTACCTGGCGATGACGAGATCTTACGAAACGATGACGTGCCCCGGGAGTTCTTACGATCCGCTGACGGCCCGCCGTGACGTGGGCTTTCGGCCCGGTTCTGGTTCTACCGTCGGCGCCGTGACCCACGTACTCGTGACCGGTGGAGCCGGTTTCATCGGAACCCATGTCGTAGCCGCCCTGCATGACGCCGGCCATCAGGTGACCGTCGTCGACGCGGGCCATCCCGGCGCGCATCGCACGCCACTGCCGGACACCGTGGCGGGAGCCCCGCTGCACCGGTTCGATCTGCGCGACCAGGCGGCGGTCGCGGGTGTCCTTGCCGGTGTCGACGTCGTGGTTCACCAGGCCGCCATGGTGGGACTCGGGGTGGACCTCGACGACCTGCCCGAGTACGTCGGCTGCAACGACCTCGGCACCGCCGTCCTGCTCACCGAGATGGCCCGCGCCGGCATCCACCGGCTCGTACTGGCCAGTTCCATGGTCGTCTACGGCGAAGGCGCCTACACCTGCCCGCGGCACGGCGCGGTACACCCCGCGCCACGGACGGTCGCGGACCTGACCGCCGGACGGTTCGAGCCACCGTGCGCCACCTGCGGCACCCCGTTGGAACCCGGCCTGGTCGGCGAGGAGACACCCTTGGACCCCCGCAGCGTGTACGCCGCGACGAAGGTCGCCCAGGAACACCTGACCGCGGCGTGGTCCCGGCAGACCGGCGGCACCACCGTGGCGCTGCGATACCACAACGTGTACGGGCCGGGAATGCCCCGCGACACCCCGTACAGCGGCGTCGCCGCGATCTTCCGGTCCGCGCTGCAAGCCGGCCGGCCGCCGCGCGTGTTCGAGGACGGCGGGCAGCGCCGCGACTTCGTGCACGTCCGCGACGTGGCGGCCGCCAACCTCGCCGCGGTGAACGCGACCGGTACGCGTACCGGCTGGCGCGCCTACAACATCGCCTCCGGCCGTCCGGCCACCGTCGGGCAGATGGCCGCCGAACTGGCCCGAGCCGCGGGCGGCCCGCCTCCGGTCGTCACCGGCGAGTTCCGGCTCGGCGACGTCCGGCACGTGGTCGCCTCGCCGTCCCGGGCCCGGACCGAACTGGGGCTGTCGGCCACCGTGAGCCTCGCCGACGGCATCACCGAGTTCGCCTCCGCCGCACTGCGCGGATGAACCGCCGGACCCGGCCGGCCCGCGCCGACCTGATCGCCGCCGCCCTCGCCGCCGGACTGTTCGCGGTGGCCGCGATCACCGGCGGGGTGCTGTACCTGCTGGGCCGGCCGGTGCACGCCAGCACCGCGCCCCTGTTCGCGCACTGGCTGCCGCACATCGGCCCCGGCACACCGTTCGCCCTGCTGACAGCCGTGCTGGTCTGGTGGCGAGGGCCGGCGCTGGCGGCCCGGCTCTCCTGGCGGCCGTTGCTGGCCCTGTCCTACCTGACCGCCGTGGCCTGGACGTCGTCACTCGCGCTGATCGACGGCTGGCAGCGTGGTGTCGCCGGCCGGCTGACCACCGAGCACGAATACCTGCACGAGGTCCCCGGCATCACCGACATCCCCGCCACCCTGGCCGGATTCACCACCCGCATCCTCGACTTCCAGCCGGACTCCTGGACCACCCATGTGTCGGCTCATCCGCCGGGTGCCCTGCTCGTCTTCGTCTGGCTCGACCGGGCCGGACTCGGCGGCGGCGCCTGGGCCGGTGTGCTGTGCGTCCTGGTGGCGGGCCTGGTAGCGGTCGCGGTACCGCACACGGTCCGGGTGCTCGGTACCGACGAGGCGGCCCGCGCCGTGGTGCCGTTCACGGTGCTGTTCCCCGGTGCGGTCTGGGCCGGGGTATCGGCGGACGGACTGTTCGCGGGCGTGACGGCCACCGGTGTCGCCCTGCTGGCACACGCCGTAGCCCGCGGGCGTGCGACGGCCGCGGTCGCCGGGGGAGTGCTGCTGGCGTTCGGCTGC from Actinoplanes derwentensis includes these protein-coding regions:
- a CDS encoding TIGR04282 family arsenosugar biosynthesis glycosyltransferase, which produces MSAAQILVMAKAPVPGRVKTRLCPPCTPGQAAVIAAAALADTIDTVATAASGARILVVDGAYPVPAGWTTVAQRGGPLGDRLANAFADTRAPGTATVLIGMDTPQLTADHLDRALRLLSGVDAVLGPADDGGWWALGLRDPGHAEILRAIPTSTPATGRQTLTALRRRGLRLHLLPPLRDVDTAADAYEVAARCPADSRFARAVATELPAPATVAR
- a CDS encoding NAD-dependent epimerase/dehydratase family protein; amino-acid sequence: MTHVLVTGGAGFIGTHVVAALHDAGHQVTVVDAGHPGAHRTPLPDTVAGAPLHRFDLRDQAAVAGVLAGVDVVVHQAAMVGLGVDLDDLPEYVGCNDLGTAVLLTEMARAGIHRLVLASSMVVYGEGAYTCPRHGAVHPAPRTVADLTAGRFEPPCATCGTPLEPGLVGEETPLDPRSVYAATKVAQEHLTAAWSRQTGGTTVALRYHNVYGPGMPRDTPYSGVAAIFRSALQAGRPPRVFEDGGQRRDFVHVRDVAAANLAAVNATGTRTGWRAYNIASGRPATVGQMAAELARAAGGPPPVVTGEFRLGDVRHVVASPSRARTELGLSATVSLADGITEFASAALRG
- a CDS encoding glycosyltransferase family 2 protein, with protein sequence MTDVVLPCRNEAAALPGLLSRMPAGYRPIVVDNGSTDGSAAVARAYGAEVISVTEPGYGAAVHAGVLAAGPDDGVVCVMDADGSFDPAQLPRLADPVRRGVAQLGTGRRRPVAAGVWPLHARVANAVLARRLRRTTGLDVHDIGPIRAVRRDDLLALGLRDRRFGYPLELLIEAGRAGWRVVEMDVDYHPRAAGTRSKVTGTVLGTVRAVRDMSAVLAR